The genomic interval GCCGCCGCGAACACGAGGCGCGCGCTCGCGGCTTCGTCGTCGGAGTCGGCCCACGGCAGGCCGTCCGGCGGGAGTTCGCCGTCGAGGTCGGCGTCCCGCACCCCGAGCGCGGTCACGCTCGTCGCGACGTTCGCGTCGGTCAGCGCGTCGTAGAGTCGCTCGCCCGCGTAGGTCGCGAGTTCGGCCCCGTTCGGGTAGCCCGCCCGCGGGGTCGCGCGAGCGACCCCGCGGGCGTCGACGACCACCACGGTCCGGGACGCGCGCTCCTCGCGGAACCGGACCGTGGTGAGGTCGCCCGTCTTGGCCAACCGCCGCCAGTCGATTCGGCTCAGCGAGTCGCCGGGCCGGTACTCGCGAGTCGAGTGGAATTCGAGTCCCTCCCCGCCCGAGTCGATGGTGTGGGTCCCGACGCGTCTGGGGGTCGCCCGGGCGAGCGGCGCGTCGGCGACCCCGAGCGAACACGAGAGGGTGGACTCGCCCCCGGCCGCCACCGCGGTCGTGACCCGGTCGGTCGCGCTCGCGGTCCGGACCCGGACCGCGGGGTCGCCGAACTCGTGGTCGCCGCGCGTGGCGACCACCTCGTAGGTGACGGTCGCCTCCTCGCCCGGCCGGAGCGAGAGCGCCGCCCGGGGCGACCCCGAGACCACCCGGAGTTCGTCGGGCACGCCGTCGACGATTCGCACGTCGGCCAGCGCCGACTCGCCCTCGTTGCGCACCCGGAGCGCGACCCCGACCCGCGCGCCCGGCGGCGGGCTCGCGGGGTCGAACGACCGCTCGATTCGCGGGGCCGACGCGCCCGACAGCGACGAGAGCGCGCCGACCGCCACGTACGCCAGCGGGACCACGGCGGCCGCGAACAGTCGCGGTTCGGCGTACAGCAGGCCCAGCGTCACCAGCAGGAGCGTCCCCGCGAGCGCGCCCCGCCAGCGCGGGACGCGCTCGCGCGCTCGGTCGACCGAGTCCTCGCGGTCGTCGCTCACGGCGACTCGCCCTCCGTTTCGTCGAGCGCCGACTCGACCGCCGAGACGGTGCGCTCGACCCGCCGCCGTCGCTCGGCCGCCGGGTCGAGCCACTCCCGGAGGCGCGCGGAGAGCGGGAATTCCGGGCCGTCCTCGCCCGCGAGGAACGCGGCGGCGGTCGGGTCGTCGGTCCACGCGCCGGTCTCGACTGCCTTTCGGGCCTCCTCGGAGGACAGACCGCCACCTCGGGCGTGGACCCCGGCGGCGGTCTCGGCCAGCGTCGAACGGACCGCTTCCATCGAAGCCGCACGGCCGTCGGCCCCGGTAGCGACCCGCCGGTCGAACGACCGGCCGGTCCGAGCGCGGTCGGCGGCGCTCGCGGTCTCGGGCGGGTCCCCGACGCGCGCGAACCGGGCGGCGGGGCCGTCGGTCGGGGGCGGGCGTCGGCCCCGGACCGCGCGGCCCACGCCGAGTACAGGCCGACTGCGACACCGAGCGCGAGCACGAGCCGCCCAGTGTCGGTCGATTCGAGGCGGTCGGCGACCGCCGAGAGCTGAGTCGCGAACAGGTCGGGCGCGAACACCGCCGCGGCGGTCGCGGCGGTCAGGAGCGCGCCGAGGCCGCCCAGAAGTTTGGCCCGCATCAGTCGTCACCTCCCGCGGGGTCGGAGGCGGCCGCCTCCGACCCCGCCTCATCCGGTTCGTCGACCGAGGTCTCGCCCCGTTCGTCGGCCGACCCCTCGCCCGATTCGGGCGGGCGCGCCGCCGCCTCGACCGCCGCGAGCGCCTCCTCGACGCGGGGGAGTCGCTCGGCGGGCGAGCGCGCGCCGTACTCCACGTCGCGGAAGGCGTCCCGGAGGGTCGCGACCGCCTCGGGCGGCAGGTCGTCCTCGCGGACCGCGTGGTCTGCGAGTTCGCCCGGCGTCATCGCGGCGGGCCGCCGGACCGAGACCACCCGGAGGAAGTCGGCCCACGCCTCCCGGAGCGTCCGGTAGGAGTCGACCTCTTCGGGGTGGGGCGGCGCGTCGGACGCCGCGGAGGCGTCGGCGTCCCTGACCTCGGCTTCGCCCGCGAGTCGGCCCGCGAGCGCCTGCGCGGCGCGCAGGCGCTCGCGGAGCCACGCGCGGAGTCGCTCGACCAGTTCCGGCACCGTGGCCTCGCCCGCGAGCAGGTCGCGGATGGCGTCGGCGACCGCCCGAATCCCGCGGTCGAGTCTGTCGGCGATGCCGAACAGCAGGGCGACCGCCAGCCGCGGTATCGCGGCCGCCGCCCGGGCGAGGAGCGCGGCGATTCGGCGGGGCGTCAGTCCCCGCCGACGGGCCCCGAGTGCGAGGCCGCCGACGACCGCCGCGGTCCCGACGAGGACACCGAGGAGATTGACGAACAGGCCCGAGACGGTCGTCCGGCGGGTCTGACCGTCGGCGACGACGGTCACGGTCGCGCTCGGACCGAACGGGAGGGTCGCGGTCGCGCTGCCGTTCGGGCCGGTCCGGCGTTCCCCGCCGCCGACCCGAACGCTGGCGTTGGGGACCGGTTCGTCGCCGTAGGCCGCCGCGACCTCGACGCCGGTCCCGGGGAGGGCGACCGGCAGGACCGGGTCGGCCGAGACCGTCAGGTCCGGGAGCGAGACTGTGGTCTCGCCCGAGACCGGCCCGCGCTCGACCGCGAGGGTGGCGTTGCCCGGCGACTCGGGAAGCCGGACCCGGATTCTGCCCTGCCCGTCGGTCTCGCCGAGGCGCTCGCCGTCGAGTTCGACCGCGGCGTCCCGGACGGGCACGCCCGAGACGGTGGCGGTGACGACAACCTCCTCGCCGGTGGCGGCGTCGCCCGAGACCGCGAGTTCGGCGTCGGTGTCGAGGGAGTACGACCGGGACTCGTTCGTCTCGTTTCGCGCGAAGAGCGACTCCGGCGGCCCCCCGAGCGACCGCGGCGCGTCGGCGTCGTGGAGGGGTGGGACGCCGAGCGCGCCCGCGCGCTCGGCGTCCCCACGGTGACCGTGAGGTTCCGGGCGTAGGGGACCTCGCCGGTCACCGTCCCCGCCCGTCGGTCGTGCCGACGAGGTCGCCGTTGAACCGCACGGCGACGCCGACGGCGGGCGACCCCTCGCGCGTGACGGTCGCGGTCACGCTCTCGCCGGGAACCGGGTCGGGATCGAGTTCCACCTCGTAGCTGTCTCGGTCGTCGGACTCCTCCTCCGTCGTGGTCGTCTCGGGTTCTTCGGTGGTGGTTGTCTCGGACGATTCCGTCGTCGTCGCGGATTCTTCGGTCGTCGTGGATTCCTCGGTCGTGGTTCCAGACGTCTCGGAACCCTCGGTCGTCTCGGACTCAGACGTTTCCGGCGACGAGTCGGTGGTCGTCGGACTCCCCTCGGTCTCCGACTCGCGCGCGGTCTCGGTTCCTGACCTGCCCGTCGTCTCGGTCCCCGACTCGTCGGGGGTCGTGGCCGTCTCCTCGGCAGAGAACGTCTCGTTCGGGCTCCCCTCCTCGGTCGGGGCGTACTCGTCGCCGGACTCGCCGGTCCGGTTCTCGAAGGCGTCGCGTTCGGCATCCAGACGGTCGCTCCCGGGCGTGGGGTCGAACCGGACCCACCCGACCTCGGGGAAGTAGACCTCGACCCACGCGTGGGCGTTCATCCCCCGGACCTGATAGGTGTTCGCGCCGACCTCCTGACCGGTCGAGTAGCCCACGACGTATCGGGCGGGCACGCCCTGCGACCGGAGCATCGCGGTCATCGAGGTGGCGAAGTACTCGCAGTAGCCCTCGTCCATCTCGAAGACGAACTCCGAGGCGGCGTCCTCGCCGGGCGCGCTCGCGTTCAGCGAGTAGCTCTTGTTCTCCTCCAGCCACGACTCGACCCTGGTCGCGGTCTCGTAGGGGTCGTCGGCGTCCTCGGTCAGGTTCGCGGTGAACTCCCCGAGACGCCGGTCGGTGTCGGCGGGGAGCGCGGTGTACCGCTCCTCGATATCGGTCGGGTAGTCCTCGCCCGCGGCCCGCAGGACCGCGGGGTCGCGGGGGGGCTTGTGACTCACTCCCTCGTAACTGGTTCCCTCGCCGAGCGCGTCGTCGGTCTCGAACGCGCCCGCGTCGGTGACGTACACCGAGTCGGTCCCGGAGACCGAAGCGGGCCGCCAGACGGTCGGGAGCGCGGTTCCCTGCCGGGCGAGCGTCACCTCGTACTCGACGCGCTCGCCGCGAATCCCGTCGCGTTCGAGGCTGCCGTCGGAGGGTCGGCGCTCGCCCGACTGCTCCCACCCACCCCCGGTGTAGGTGTCGTACGCGCCGGTCCGCCAGTAGCTCGCGGTCGAACTCTCCACCGTGAAGTGGACCTCGGCGTTCTGCGACCGGAAGGCGTTGGTCTCGCCCTCGTCGGCTAGCGACCCGCCGACCGAGGTGGTGTCGCCCGGGTTCAGCGCGCCGAGACCGCCCGCGCCGTCGAGCGCGGCCGCGCCGCCGCCACCGCCGTCCGGCCCCTCGTCGAAGGGGTCGACCCCCGGCTGGGGAATCGCCGACCCGAGCGGCGACCCGCCGGGTCCGGCCCCGGTGAGCGCCGGGAGGACGAGCGCCGCGAGCGCGACCGCGACGACGCAACAGACCGCGAGCAGGACCCGGAGGCGGTCGCGGGCCTCCTCGTCGTCGGGCACCAGCGGGGGCGACGTGTCGGTCATGGAGTGGGGCGGTGTGTTGGCGTCGGACGTGTTCGCGTCGGGTGGGTTCGCGTCGGGTGCGTGGGTTCGCGTCGGGTGCGTGCGTTCGCGTCGGGTGGGTTCCCGACGGCCGTGCCGCGGGCCGCGCGGCGCGCGCCGCGCGGCCCGCCGAGAGTGTGGATGACAACTGCGGCGACAAACATAAAAAAATTGCCGAATATTCGGGCGGGCGTCGCACGGCGACGCCCGCCCGAATCGCTTTAAGTGGTTCTGGCGACAAGGGATAGATACGAGGGGCGTGCGCCCGGGTTCTGCGGTGACTCCGACCGGCAGTTACGACGCTTTCCGAGCGTCGCGACGCTCTCTCGGACCGCGACGGCGGGGGGTCACTCCGCCGCGGTCTCGGCCCCCGTCTCGCGCTCGCGGAGTTCGAACTTCTGGACCTTCCCCGTGGTCGTCCGCGGGAGTTCGTCGACGAACTCGACCTCGCGGGGGTGTTTGTACTCCGCGAGGTTGTCGAGACAGTACTGCTGTATCTCGTCGGGCGTCACGTCGGCGTCCGGGACCGGCACGACGAACGCTTTGACGGTCTCTCCCCGGCGGTCGTCGGGAATCCCGACCACTGCGGCGTCGGCGACCGACTCATGTTCGAACAGGAGTTCCTCGACCTCCCGCGGGTAGACGTTGTACCCCGCGGTGTTGATGACGTGCTTCTTGCGGTCCACGACGTAGAAGTAGCCGTCCTCGTCGCGGTAGCCGATGTCGCCGGTGTGGAACCACCGGGTTCCGGAGGGGCCCTGCTCCTCCGAGGTCCCGCTCGCTTCGCTTGCGGGACTTCCGTCGATTTCGGTGAACGCCTCCTCGTTGGCCTCCGCCAATCGGTAGTAGCCCTTCATCACGTTCGGCCCGGAGACCACGAGTTCGCCCGTGATTCCGTCCAGATCGGCTTCATCTTCGTCCACTGGCCCCTCCTCGACGGGGTCGCGCTCCTCGAAGTCGTCGCCGACGATCATCGCCTGAACGCCGGGAAGCGTCTTGCCGATGCTCCCCACGCGGCGACCCCGCTCGGGGGAGTTGAAGTGGGTCACGGGGCTGGTCTCCGTGAGGCCGTACCCCTCGTAGATGGTCGCGTCGTACAGCTCCTCGAACCGCCGGAGGACCTCGATGGGGATGCCCGCGCCGCCGACGCCCGCGAGCCGGAGCGACGAGAGGACGAACTCCTCGGCGTTGGGCTGATTGATGACGTCGTTGTACATCGCCGGGACGCCGTGCATCAGCGTGAGCCGCTCGTCCTCGACGAGCGAGAGGGCCTCCTGGGCGTCCCACTCGGGGAGCGGGTAGTAGGCCCCGCCGTTGAACAGCGTCGCGTTCATCACCACGGTCATCCCGTAGATGTGGAACAGCGGGAGGACGCCGAGTTGCCTGTCGTCCGGACCGATGCCGCCGGGCACGAGGTCGGCGGCCATCGTGGCGTTCGACCCGAGATTCCGGTGGGTCAACTGGACGCCCTTGGGCTGGCCGGTCGTCCCGCTGGTGTAGGGCAGGACCGCCACGTCGTCGTCGTCGCGGTCCACGACCGCGAACTCGTGGTCGTCGCCGAGGAACGCCTCGAAATCGGTCCCGGCGTCGGCTCCCTCTCCCACCGTGACGACGTGCTCGACGTCGGTGTCGTCCCGTACTTCCTCGACGAAGGGGACGAGGTCGCTCAGCGTGACCACGACCTCGGCCTCGCTGTCGGCCAGCAGGTGGCGTATCTCGCGGGCCTTGTACTGGGGGTTCATCGGAACGACGACGCCGCCCGCCCGGAGCGTGCCGTGGAACGCGGTCACGAACTGGGGAAGGTTCGGCAGGTACACCGCGACCCGGTCGCCCGCGCCCACGCCTCGGTCGGCCAGTCCGGCCGCGAACTGCCCGGTCCGCGCCCAGAACTCGGCGTACGTCGCGTCTCGACCCCGGAAGGAGACCGCGAGTTCGTCGGGATGCTCCGACGCGACCTCCCGAACATTCGTGACAAGATTTACCATAGCGGTTAGATAACACACTTCGGTCTATAAAACGTTACTCCGTTCGACTTCGGGACACCGCGGCCTCGCCCCCGCCACGCTTCCCTTCGGCACACCCCTTCGGCACACCCCTTCGACACAGGTCTCTCCTCACCGGTCGGGGTCGGAATCAGGGACGGGGTCACTCCCCGCCGTCAGTCGATTCGAGGATTACGTCGGCCGCGGTCCGGTTCGCCGGACCGACGGCGTCGGTCCGGGCGAACCGCGCGATGCGCTGTTTGGCTTCGGCGACCGACGTTTCGCCCGCCGAGACGCCCGACAGGAGGTCCTCGTAGAGTTCCAGTTCGGCGGTCAGCCCGCCCAGAAGCTCCGCGCGGGCGTCCCCGTAGGAGTCGGCCGCGTCGAGGTACGCGAACAGCTTGGTTCCGGACTCCCCGAGGCGCTCTTTCGTCGCCTCCGAGACCGCCGGGTGGTCGAGCAGTTCCTCGGCGGGAACGTCCTCGACGGACTCGTCGGTCTCGCGTCGAATCTCGTCCCTCGCGTGGGACTTGACCGCCTCGTATTCCGCGAGGAGGTCCTCGTGGGTCGCCCGGCTCTCGCGTATCCACGCTTCGAGCGCGTCGACGGCCTCGCCGACGGTCTCGACCCTGTCGGACAGCCGCCGACTGAACTCCGGGACGCTCTCGACCGACTGGATAGCTTCGACGAACGTGGGCACGGTCGCCCTTCGGTGCCCAGACGCCAAATATTTCTGGTTTGGTCTCGCTACTCGTCGGGTCGGCGCGCCTCGACGCTCGGCAGGTTCGGGTCCCGGTGGGGGTTGCGGCCGTAGACCGCGTCCTCCAGCTCGCGGGCCTCCAGCTGGTCGGTGAGAACGCGCCGGAGGCGGTTCAGGCTCG from Halorussus salilacus carries:
- a CDS encoding DUF58 domain-containing protein, with the translated sequence MSDDREDSVDRARERVPRWRGALAGTLLLVTLGLLYAEPRLFAAAVVPLAYVAVGALSSLSGASAPRIERSFDPASPPPGARVGVALRVRNEGESALADVRIVDGVPDELRVVSGSPRAALSLRPGEEATVTYEVVATRGDHEFGDPAVRVRTASATDRVTTAVAAGGESTLSCSLGVADAPLARATPRRVGTHTIDSGGEGLEFHSTREYRPGDSLSRIDWRRLAKTGDLTTVRFREERASRTVVVVDARGVARATPRAGYPNGAELATYAGERLYDALTDANVATSVTALGVRDADLDGELPPDGLPWADSDDEAASARLVFAAAANAADRDAPSEVPTDGEISATPFSAEGPAASAAGPSAGVKSSRAAPDGGREGATIRRLLARLPVDSQVVVVSPVLDEWPGSLARALAVRGHDCTVLSPDVTGGESPGRAVAATRRTVRVRDLRATGAGVVDWDVAEPLGVALERSLRRVLS
- a CDS encoding DUF7269 family protein → MGRAVRGRRPPPTDGPAARFARVGDPPETASAADRARTGRSFDRRVATGADGRAASMEAVRSTLAETAAGVHARGGGLSSEEARKAVETGAWTDDPTAAAFLAGEDGPEFPLSARLREWLDPAAERRRRVERTVSAVESALDETEGESP
- a CDS encoding DUF4129 domain-containing protein, with the translated sequence MPVRDAAVELDGERLGETDGQGRIRVRLPESPGNATLAVERGPVSGETTVSLPDLTVSADPVLPVALPGTGVEVAAAYGDEPVPNASVRVGGGERRTGPNGSATATLPFGPSATVTVVADGQTRRTTVSGLFVNLLGVLVGTAAVVGGLALGARRRGLTPRRIAALLARAAAAIPRLAVALLFGIADRLDRGIRAVADAIRDLLAGEATVPELVERLRAWLRERLRAAQALAGRLAGEAEVRDADASAASDAPPHPEEVDSYRTLREAWADFLRVVSVRRPAAMTPGELADHAVREDDLPPEAVATLRDAFRDVEYGARSPAERLPRVEEALAAVEAAARPPESGEGSADERGETSVDEPDEAGSEAAASDPAGGDD
- a CDS encoding transglutaminaseTgpA domain-containing protein, with the translated sequence MTDTSPPLVPDDEEARDRLRVLLAVCCVVAVALAALVLPALTGAGPGGSPLGSAIPQPGVDPFDEGPDGGGGGAAALDGAGGLGALNPGDTTSVGGSLADEGETNAFRSQNAEVHFTVESSTASYWRTGAYDTYTGGGWEQSGERRPSDGSLERDGIRGERVEYEVTLARQGTALPTVWRPASVSGTDSVYVTDAGAFETDDALGEGTSYEGVSHKPPRDPAVLRAAGEDYPTDIEERYTALPADTDRRLGEFTANLTEDADDPYETATRVESWLEENKSYSLNASAPGEDAASEFVFEMDEGYCEYFATSMTAMLRSQGVPARYVVGYSTGQEVGANTYQVRGMNAHAWVEVYFPEVGWVRFDPTPGSDRLDAERDAFENRTGESGDEYAPTEEGSPNETFSAEETATTPDESGTETTGRSGTETARESETEGSPTTTDSSPETSESETTEGSETSGTTTEESTTTEESATTTESSETTTTEEPETTTTEEESDDRDSYEVELDPDPVPGESVTATVTREGSPAVGVAVRFNGDLVGTTDGRGR
- a CDS encoding long-chain-fatty-acid--CoA ligase, with the protein product MVNLVTNVREVASEHPDELAVSFRGRDATYAEFWARTGQFAAGLADRGVGAGDRVAVYLPNLPQFVTAFHGTLRAGGVVVPMNPQYKAREIRHLLADSEAEVVVTLSDLVPFVEEVRDDTDVEHVVTVGEGADAGTDFEAFLGDDHEFAVVDRDDDDVAVLPYTSGTTGQPKGVQLTHRNLGSNATMAADLVPGGIGPDDRQLGVLPLFHIYGMTVVMNATLFNGGAYYPLPEWDAQEALSLVEDERLTLMHGVPAMYNDVINQPNAEEFVLSSLRLAGVGGAGIPIEVLRRFEELYDATIYEGYGLTETSPVTHFNSPERGRRVGSIGKTLPGVQAMIVGDDFEERDPVEEGPVDEDEADLDGITGELVVSGPNVMKGYYRLAEANEEAFTEIDGSPASEASGTSEEQGPSGTRWFHTGDIGYRDEDGYFYVVDRKKHVINTAGYNVYPREVEELLFEHESVADAAVVGIPDDRRGETVKAFVVPVPDADVTPDEIQQYCLDNLAEYKHPREVEFVDELPRTTTGKVQKFELRERETGAETAAE